The Luteolibacter arcticus genome segment AGAACCGCGTCCTCGAACGCGAGCACCGCTACGAACTCCTGACCGCCGACGGCAAGGTCGAATCCGAGCACCTTTCCTCGCAGACCCTGCGCTGGTTCACCCCGCGTCAGCTCCGCGGCCTGCTGGAAAAGGCCGGCTTCGAAGCCGTCCACGCCCTCGCCGACTTCGACCCCGAGTTCCCGGTGGATGACGAAGCCCAGATCGTCACCGTCGTCGCGCGCAAGCGCCCACCGGGCACGCTGGGAGCGCGGGCCGCTGGCCCGCCGAAGAAAAAGAAAGGCTGACTCCAGCTAACGGGCCGAAACAAAAAACTCTTCGCCCAAGGACCATTCTGCGGGCCAGCGGCCCGCGCTCCCAGCAACTCCCGCCCTTGCCCCGTCGCCCGAATCCAGCATCTTTCCCTCATGCGCTTTCCCCACGGTCACCTCGCCTACTGCACGAATATCCACCCCGCCGAGGACTGGCCGAGCACCTTTCAGGCCCTCGATACCCACGCGCTGCGCGTCCGCGATCTTGTCTCCCCGGGCCAACCCTACGCCATCGGCCTGCGTCTCTCCGCCAAGGCCGCCGCCGAACTCCTGACAGGCGATTACCTCCCCGGCTTCAAGGACTGGCTCGCTGCGGAAAACGCCTACGTCTGCAGCCTGAACGGCTTCCCCTACGGCGACTTCCGCGCCGGGGCCTTCGTGAAGCGCAATGTCTTCCGCCCCGATTGGACCGATCCGGCCCGGCTGGAATACACCAAGGAACTCTTCACCATCATCTCCGAGCTGGTGCCGGAGGGCGTCGATGGCTCCGTCTCCACCCTGCCGGGCTCCTTCAAGGAATTCGGTGCAGATGAAACGCTGATCCACGCGCAGCTCATCGAACTTGCCGGCTTCCTCGATGCCCTCAGCGACGTCTCCGGCCGCGACCTTCACCTCGGCCTGGAACCCGAACCGCGCGGCCATTTCGAGAACACAGAGGAGACCCTGCGCTTCTTCGACCGCCTGCTCGATGCCTCGCCGGACCACGAACAGATCAAGCGCCGCATCGGCATCAACTACGACTGCTGCCACTTCGCGCTCCAGTACGAGGATGCCCGTACTTCGCTCAATGCCCTGCGCGGCGAAGGCCTGCGCCTGTCGAAGATCCACCTCTCCGCCGCGCTCGCGCTCGACCCGCGGATACCGGAAGCGGTGGAGGCCATCAGCGCCTTCGACGAACCGACCTTCCTCCATCAGGTGCTCGCCCGCCATCCCGACGGCCGCATCGAACGCTTCACCGACCTGCCCGACGGCCTCGCCTCGCTGGACACCGCCGAAGGTCGCGATGCCGAGCAATGGCGCGTCCACTTCCACATCCCGCTCGATGCCGAACCGGCCGGGCCGCTGAAATCCACCCGCCAGCATTCTCGCGATGCCCTGATGCTCGCCGAGGAGGTCCCGGACCTCTGCTCCCACTGGGAGATCGAGACCTACACCTGGGGCGTGCTCCCGGCTGACATGCAACGTCCGGTGGAAGAACAGATCGCCGCCGAATATCGCTGGGTACTCGGCACCAATGCCGCGTAGTCCTCCTGGCATCTGGCAATCAATCTCCCGATCGGAGTCGGTCGCGCCTGCCGACGACCACGGAGAACACCACCACGGCCGTGAACCAGACAAGGGAAAGCACCAGCAGCGGCGCCCATAGCCAGAACAGGAAGACGTCGCTGAATTCGCCCCATGGGGTGCAAATCCAGTAAACGAAGATCAGGGCCGGGATTGTCGCCGCGAGAATGAGGCCATTCGCGGTGCGCATCTCGCCGGGCCGTCGCAGCAGGCGGAAAGCGGCCAGCGGTAGCAGCGCCGGGAGCGAGAACAGGAAGTGGCCGAGGAACGAAAGGAACATGGGCCGCCGGGTTTGGGCCCATGCTGACAGCGGCAGGCTATTGTCACAATTACGGAGTTGGCGGGTCCGAACTCAATGTGACAGATTCGTCGCCCTTCGGATCTTGTCGAACCCGTTCGAAAGGATGGGGAGGGCACCGAACTTTCCTGCCAAGCGCAACATGAATACCGACGACCAGAATCAGCAAACTCCAGCAGCCGACCAGTCCTCACCGGAGGAGGCGAAGTCGCAAATCAAGGAGGCGAAGGCCAAACTGAAGCTCGCCAAGGCCGCGGTGAAGACCGCGAAAAAGGAAGCAGGCCAAGCCAAGAAGGAATTGAAGGGCCTCAAGAAGGATAAGAAGAAGGCCACCAAAAAGGGTAAGAAGTAGCCGGGAGGCATTCGCTGCAATCCGGCAGCGCAGCGGGCCTCCTGACCGTCTTTCGATAGGCCGGAGACCCCGCAGTTCTTTTCGGAAGGCACGCGGCTGGAACTCTTGCGACGGTCATGCACCGCCGCTACAAGGCTCGCGATGTCCCGCCTCCGTCCGCTGTTAGCCACGCTGCGCATCGCCAACGCGCCGAGCGTGGTGAGCAATGTGTGGCTGGGGTTCATCACCGGCTGGTACTTCTGTTTCGGATCCTGGATCCCGCTCGATACGGACATGATCCACTGGCAGAACGTGGTTCTGCTCTGTGCGTCCGGGCTGCTGATCTACTTCGCCGGCAATTTGGCAAACGATTGGCACGACTTGGAGTGGGACAAGGAACGCCGGCCCGAACGGGCCCTGCCATCCGGGGTCTTTCGCCGGTCCAGCTATCTGGGGGCAGCATGCCTCTCGGCCGCCTTGGGGATACTCTGCGCGTTCGTGCAGAACCGCTACTGCGGCATCTGTGCGATCGGCATCCTGATACTGGTCGCGATCTACACGCGCTTCCACAAGCGGGCGATCTGGCCGGTGATCCCCATGGGGCTTTGTCGCGCCGGGCTTTACTTGATGGGCTTCGCCGC includes the following:
- the eboE gene encoding metabolite traffic protein EboE, encoding MRFPHGHLAYCTNIHPAEDWPSTFQALDTHALRVRDLVSPGQPYAIGLRLSAKAAAELLTGDYLPGFKDWLAAENAYVCSLNGFPYGDFRAGAFVKRNVFRPDWTDPARLEYTKELFTIISELVPEGVDGSVSTLPGSFKEFGADETLIHAQLIELAGFLDALSDVSGRDLHLGLEPEPRGHFENTEETLRFFDRLLDASPDHEQIKRRIGINYDCCHFALQYEDARTSLNALRGEGLRLSKIHLSAALALDPRIPEAVEAISAFDEPTFLHQVLARHPDGRIERFTDLPDGLASLDTAEGRDAEQWRVHFHIPLDAEPAGPLKSTRQHSRDALMLAEEVPDLCSHWEIETYTWGVLPADMQRPVEEQIAAEYRWVLGTNAA